In Corynebacterium afermentans subsp. afermentans, a genomic segment contains:
- a CDS encoding MBL fold metallo-hydrolase: protein MLSLRHISVSDMDNNCYLLCSEGQGLLIDAASHAPELLAMADDAGVKITAVLTTHRHYDHTRALKDVLEATGATHYAPFLDAPAIPAPADVELNDGDRIEFAGHRLPVTILRGHTPGGACVAAEIDGTVNLFVGDSLFPGGLGKTQSEGDFVRLFNDVKEKVFDVYPDEAIVWPGHGKPTTLGEERPHLDDWWDRRW from the coding sequence ATGCTTTCTCTTCGCCATATTTCTGTCTCCGACATGGACAACAACTGCTACCTCCTCTGCAGCGAGGGGCAAGGGTTGCTTATCGACGCAGCTTCGCACGCCCCCGAGCTTCTGGCCATGGCCGACGACGCCGGCGTGAAGATCACCGCGGTGCTGACCACGCACCGGCACTACGACCACACCCGGGCCCTCAAGGACGTGCTCGAGGCCACTGGCGCGACCCACTACGCGCCTTTTTTGGACGCCCCGGCAATTCCTGCCCCGGCGGATGTGGAGCTCAACGACGGCGACAGGATCGAGTTCGCCGGCCACCGCCTCCCCGTGACCATCCTGCGTGGTCACACCCCGGGCGGCGCCTGCGTGGCGGCAGAGATCGACGGCACCGTCAACCTGTTCGTCGGCGACTCGCTGTTTCCAGGCGGGCTGGGCAAAACCCAGTCCGAGGGCGACTTTGTCCGCCTGTTCAACGACGTCAAAGAGAAGGTCTTCGACGTCTACCCGGACGAGGCCATCGTTTGGCCGGGCCACGGTAAACCCACCACGCTCGGCGAAGAGCGTCCGCACCTGGATGACTGGTGGGATCGCCGCTGGTAA
- the infC gene encoding translation initiation factor IF-3 produces the protein MRFKCGTHCFFKSLGVLISAEARINERIRVPEVRLVGPSGEQVGIVRTDDARKLAYEADLDLVEVAPKAKPPVAKIMDYGKFKYEQDQKAREARKNQQQTVVKEQKFRPKIDEHDYQTKKGNVERFLEKGNKVKVTIMFRGREQARPELGYRLLERLAEDIGELGVVESRPKQDGRNMTMVFGPARKGKK, from the coding sequence TTGCGGTTCAAGTGCGGCACGCATTGTTTCTTTAAGTCTCTAGGAGTTCTCATCAGCGCTGAAGCTCGGATCAATGAACGAATCCGCGTCCCTGAAGTTCGCCTCGTCGGCCCGTCCGGCGAGCAGGTGGGCATCGTCCGCACGGACGACGCCCGCAAGCTGGCGTACGAGGCGGACCTCGACCTGGTTGAGGTAGCCCCGAAGGCCAAGCCGCCCGTGGCCAAGATCATGGACTACGGCAAGTTCAAGTACGAGCAGGATCAGAAGGCCCGCGAGGCCCGCAAGAACCAGCAGCAGACCGTGGTCAAGGAACAGAAGTTCCGCCCCAAGATTGATGAGCACGACTACCAGACCAAGAAGGGCAATGTTGAGCGCTTCCTGGAGAAGGGCAACAAGGTCAAGGTCACCATCATGTTCCGCGGCCGCGAGCAGGCCCGCCCCGAGCTGGGGTACCGCCTGCTGGAGCGTCTGGCTGAGGACATCGGGGAGCTCGGCGTTGTCGAGTCCCGTCCGAAGCAGGATGGCCGAAACATGACGATGGTCTTCGGACCGGCTCGCAAGGGCAAAAAGTAG
- the pheS gene encoding phenylalanine--tRNA ligase subunit alpha, with the protein MNTSVADNANPTPEIELTEDALNKAADEAIAAFEAAEDLAALEEAHRAHLGEKAPILQARRALGTLPKDQRKDAGRFVNMARGRAEKAYAQLRVQREAEHRERQLREEKVDVTLPTSRTQAGAMHPITTLSEHIADIFIGMGWEVAEGPEVEAEYFNFDALNFIPDHPARTLQDTFYIGEEDSKQVMRTHTSPVQVRTMLERDVPIYIACPGRVFRTDELDATHTPVFHQVEGLAVDKGLTMAHLRGTLDHLAKVLFGPETKTRMRTNYFPFTEPSAEVDVWFPNKKGGAGWIEWGGCGMVNPNVLRAVGIDPEVYSGFAFGMGLERTLQFRNGLSDMRDMVEGDVRFTIPFGVQA; encoded by the coding sequence GTGAACACAAGCGTGGCCGACAACGCAAACCCAACTCCGGAAATTGAACTGACCGAGGACGCCCTGAACAAGGCGGCGGACGAGGCGATCGCTGCCTTTGAGGCGGCCGAGGACCTCGCTGCGCTGGAGGAGGCGCACCGCGCGCACCTGGGGGAGAAGGCCCCGATCCTGCAGGCCCGCCGTGCACTCGGGACGCTGCCGAAGGATCAGCGCAAAGATGCCGGCCGGTTCGTGAACATGGCCCGCGGCCGCGCAGAAAAGGCCTACGCCCAGTTGCGCGTGCAGCGCGAGGCGGAGCACCGCGAGCGTCAGCTGCGCGAGGAGAAGGTGGACGTCACCCTGCCCACCTCCCGCACGCAGGCTGGCGCGATGCACCCGATCACCACGCTGTCCGAGCACATCGCGGACATCTTCATCGGCATGGGCTGGGAAGTTGCGGAAGGCCCGGAGGTGGAAGCGGAGTACTTCAACTTCGACGCGCTGAACTTCATCCCGGACCACCCGGCCCGCACGCTGCAGGACACTTTCTACATCGGCGAGGAGGACTCGAAGCAGGTCATGCGCACCCACACGTCGCCGGTGCAGGTGCGCACCATGCTTGAGCGCGACGTGCCCATCTACATCGCATGCCCAGGGCGCGTGTTCCGCACCGACGAGCTAGACGCCACCCACACCCCGGTGTTCCACCAGGTGGAGGGTTTGGCCGTGGACAAGGGTCTGACCATGGCGCACCTGCGCGGCACCCTCGACCACCTGGCCAAGGTGCTGTTCGGACCGGAGACGAAGACGCGCATGCGCACGAACTACTTCCCGTTCACCGAGCCGTCCGCAGAGGTGGACGTGTGGTTCCCCAACAAGAAAGGCGGCGCGGGCTGGATCGAGTGGGGCGGCTGCGGCATGGTCAACCCGAACGTGCTCCGTGCCGTCGGCATCGACCCGGAGGTCTACTCCGGCTTCGCATTCGGCATGGGCTTGGAGCGCACCCTGCAGTTCCGCAATGGCCTGTCGGACATGCGCGACATGGTCGAAGGCGACG
- the rplT gene encoding 50S ribosomal protein L20, translating into MARVKRSVNAKKKRRAILKSAKGYRGQRSRLYRKAKEQWLHSQTYAYRDRRKRKSEFRKLWIQRINAAARMNDITYNRLIHGLKLAEVEVDRKILAELAVSDFAAFSALCEVAKNALPEDVNAPKAA; encoded by the coding sequence ATGGCACGTGTGAAGCGTTCAGTCAATGCTAAGAAGAAGCGCCGCGCAATCCTCAAGTCTGCGAAGGGCTACCGCGGCCAGCGATCCCGCCTGTACCGCAAGGCGAAGGAGCAGTGGCTGCACTCCCAGACCTACGCGTACCGCGACCGCCGCAAGCGTAAGAGCGAGTTCCGCAAGCTGTGGATCCAGCGCATCAACGCCGCTGCCCGCATGAACGACATCACCTACAACCGCCTCATCCACGGCCTGAAGCTGGCCGAGGTCGAGGTCGACCGCAAGATCCTGGCCGAGCTGGCTGTCAGCGACTTCGCTGCATTCTCTGCTCTGTGCGAGGTTGCGAAGAACGCGCTGCCGGAGGACGTCAACGCTCCGAAGGCTGCATAA
- the rpmI gene encoding 50S ribosomal protein L35, with protein sequence MKQKTHKGTAKRIKVNGKGKLRREQAGKRHLNEKLSSKRRRKLSGSTDVAKADVKRAKRLLGMS encoded by the coding sequence ATGAAGCAGAAGACCCACAAGGGCACCGCAAAGCGCATCAAGGTCAACGGCAAGGGCAAGCTGCGCCGCGAGCAGGCTGGTAAGCGCCACCTGAACGAGAAGCTCTCCTCGAAGCGCCGTCGCAAGCTGTCCGGCTCCACCGACGTCGCTAAGGCTGACGTCAAGCGCGCAAAGCGCCTCCTCGGCATGTCCTAA
- a CDS encoding universal stress protein — MADNYKTIVVGSDGSKSSLLAVERAAKIAAAFGSTLVIGTAYYENEEEAAKTLRQDSVTILGDDKALENLEGAAEHARAAGAPDVQTATRPGTPVQALMAIVNDNKADLLVVGNRGINSLTGRLLGSVPADVARQSDCDVMIVHTVN, encoded by the coding sequence ATGGCCGATAACTACAAGACCATCGTCGTCGGCTCCGACGGTTCCAAGTCCTCTCTGCTGGCCGTTGAGCGCGCCGCGAAGATTGCCGCAGCGTTCGGTTCCACCCTCGTCATCGGCACCGCCTACTACGAGAACGAAGAAGAGGCCGCGAAGACGCTGCGCCAGGATTCCGTGACCATTCTGGGCGACGACAAGGCGCTGGAGAACCTCGAGGGCGCAGCTGAGCACGCCCGCGCCGCAGGCGCACCGGACGTGCAGACCGCAACCCGCCCGGGCACCCCGGTGCAGGCCTTGATGGCCATCGTCAACGACAACAAGGCTGACCTGCTCGTGGTGGGCAACCGCGGCATCAACTCCCTGACCGGCCGCCTGCTGGGTTCCGTGCCGGCGGACGTCGCGCGTCAGTCCGACTGCGACGTCATGATCGTTCACACCGTGAACTAG
- a CDS encoding TrmH family RNA methyltransferase, which yields MPLDFQQPFTERTPRVVNAGKLKRAQARRKAKAFLAEGENAVEAAVATGAATDLFVTEDAAERFEEIVRAAGYMDVYTHAITDKAADALADAVTSTGIFAVCRPVLWTVPKIMKGRPKLVAVCVETNDPGNAGTIIRIADAVGADAVIFAGDTVDPESPKVVRSTAGTLFHIPVARDRDVRRVIGQLEDAGLSTFATTMNGEVNLAAPGETLAQPTAWLFGNEAHGLSDDILAAADHRVSIPIQGSAESLNLATAASICLWESSKTLSEE from the coding sequence ATGCCATTGGATTTCCAGCAGCCGTTCACAGAACGCACTCCGCGTGTGGTTAATGCGGGGAAGTTAAAGAGGGCGCAAGCTCGTCGTAAAGCGAAGGCTTTCTTAGCGGAAGGCGAAAACGCTGTGGAAGCCGCCGTGGCAACGGGGGCGGCAACCGACCTTTTTGTCACCGAAGATGCCGCCGAGCGCTTCGAGGAAATCGTGCGGGCGGCGGGCTACATGGATGTGTACACGCACGCGATCACGGACAAAGCTGCGGATGCGCTCGCGGACGCGGTGACCTCGACCGGCATCTTCGCCGTGTGCCGCCCGGTGCTGTGGACCGTGCCGAAGATCATGAAGGGCCGTCCGAAGCTGGTGGCGGTGTGCGTGGAAACCAACGACCCTGGCAACGCTGGCACCATCATCCGCATTGCAGACGCCGTGGGCGCAGACGCGGTAATTTTTGCGGGCGACACCGTGGACCCAGAGTCGCCGAAGGTGGTGCGATCGACCGCGGGCACGCTGTTTCACATCCCCGTGGCGCGCGACCGCGACGTGCGTCGCGTCATCGGGCAGCTCGAAGACGCCGGGCTGTCCACCTTCGCCACCACCATGAACGGCGAGGTGAACCTGGCGGCCCCGGGGGAGACGCTCGCGCAGCCAACTGCGTGGCTGTTCGGCAACGAGGCGCATGGGCTTAGCGACGACATCCTCGCGGCCGCCGACCACCGCGTTTCCATCCCCATCCAGGGCAGCGCGGAGTCGCTGAACCTGGCCACCGCAGCGAGTATCTGCCTGTGGGAGTCGTCGAAGACGCTCTCTGAGGAATAG
- a CDS encoding DoxX family protein, protein MIRKIARPMLASVYVIDGVETLLNPAGHKDSADSVLKKLRALTPREYRGFLPKSPETAAQIIGATKAGAGASFAIGKFPRLSATLLAATALPTVMGRHAFWEAEDDDEKARLRTGALTDLGLAGGVLLATVDNNGKPDLKWRAQHAAEAAQKNVKQALPTKSETEKAWDKASDWFSDATDQVTDYVDDNKGDWKKKASKAGDAANDWLGDAKKQASSFLSDAGDWLDDAAEKATDKAEDAYGDIKPSKIQQFKAKRKVNSVVGDLQDQLDDLQPSALDKFKAKRKVNKASAKAQDKAQNAVDALQNAWDKLDANPSWITKLKWKRKAKKAEKKAQKLVKKAQKKFA, encoded by the coding sequence ATGATCCGGAAAATCGCACGCCCGATGCTGGCTTCGGTCTACGTGATCGACGGTGTCGAGACCCTGCTGAACCCGGCTGGCCACAAGGACAGCGCGGACAGCGTATTGAAGAAGCTGCGCGCCCTGACCCCGCGCGAGTACCGCGGTTTCCTGCCGAAGAGCCCGGAGACTGCCGCGCAGATCATCGGCGCTACCAAGGCTGGCGCTGGCGCGTCCTTCGCCATCGGCAAGTTCCCGCGCCTGTCCGCCACCCTGCTCGCCGCCACTGCGCTGCCGACCGTTATGGGCCGCCACGCATTCTGGGAGGCTGAGGACGATGACGAGAAGGCACGCCTCCGCACCGGTGCCCTGACAGACCTTGGGCTTGCTGGCGGTGTGCTGCTGGCCACCGTGGACAACAACGGCAAGCCGGACCTGAAGTGGCGCGCGCAGCACGCTGCTGAGGCCGCGCAGAAGAACGTCAAGCAGGCGCTGCCGACCAAGTCTGAGACCGAGAAGGCGTGGGACAAGGCGTCCGACTGGTTCTCCGACGCGACCGACCAGGTCACCGACTACGTCGACGATAACAAGGGCGACTGGAAGAAGAAGGCATCCAAGGCGGGCGACGCTGCCAACGACTGGCTCGGCGACGCCAAGAAGCAGGCGTCCAGCTTCCTGTCCGACGCGGGCGATTGGCTGGACGACGCTGCTGAGAAGGCCACCGACAAGGCCGAAGACGCGTACGGCGACATCAAGCCGTCCAAGATCCAGCAGTTCAAGGCGAAGCGCAAAGTCAACAGCGTCGTCGGCGACCTGCAGGACCAGCTGGACGACCTGCAGCCGTCCGCCCTCGACAAATTCAAGGCGAAGCGCAAGGTGAACAAGGCTTCCGCCAAGGCCCAGGACAAGGCGCAGAACGCGGTCGATGCCCTACAGAACGCTTGGGACAAGCTGGACGCTAACCCGTCCTGGATTACCAAGCTCAAGTGGAAGCGCAAGGCGAAGAAGGCCGAGAAGAAGGCGCAGAAGCTGGTGAAGAAGGCGCAGAAGAAGTTCGCCTAA
- a CDS encoding HelD family protein produces MQETEQTYVDQLFAHLDGEVARAQARLEEVQRDVDPDNPDSDALVRRETEYHGLNAKLDALNVAETGLVFGRIDVADDDPENPVPGRPDLERRYIGRMGIDDRQDNYRTLLLDWRAPLARPFYLATTANPEGVETRRNIRMRGRTVTAVDDEALSGDGAETSNAGVGSEAALRRAMNEARTGHMRSIVETIQREQDEIIRDTTRGVMVVQGGPGTGKTAVALHRIAYLLYTWREQLTRTGVLVVGPNPTFLEYISRVLPELGETGVVLATAEQLVPGFAPTGEDSIAAREVKGSEEMVSILKRAVHAYETVPEEPVRLTFDSVPVDATPQMVKAARTRARRSRRPHNQARAYFAERLTQLLAEALAKRIGEDPLGGANLLSDADVDQLHDDLADDPQVEQLIDTHFPELDPVEVLGALLTDKDAIAEVAHDYDDYTRDALYRAPDSPFTRADTALVDELAVLIGTVDPEEQRRKEEEEWRELVAEAEGALDVLSSSESTDNDDDQFEAEILSAADVIDAETLASRQRETDTRSTAQRARADQTWAYGHIIVDEAQELSPMEWRMVFRRCPSRWMTLVGDTAQTSSPAGVDDWTNALAPFVGHRFRLHELTVNYRTPKEIADYAAELLAEIDPDAAVPEAIRESGVPVQFVGRPEDVEKRDGLTAVIDADNVGEMKGLEFDNVVVVEPSKIKEASPQGWQDLYVAVTRATQTLTVVGE; encoded by the coding sequence ATGCAGGAAACAGAACAGACGTACGTGGATCAGCTTTTCGCGCACCTGGATGGCGAGGTGGCGCGAGCGCAAGCGCGCCTTGAAGAAGTACAGCGCGACGTGGACCCGGACAACCCGGATTCGGACGCGCTGGTGCGCCGCGAAACGGAGTACCACGGGCTCAACGCGAAGCTGGATGCGCTTAACGTGGCCGAGACCGGCTTAGTCTTCGGCCGTATCGACGTCGCCGACGACGACCCGGAGAACCCGGTGCCGGGCCGGCCGGATCTGGAGCGGCGTTACATCGGCCGCATGGGCATCGATGACAGGCAGGACAATTACCGCACCCTCCTGCTGGACTGGCGCGCTCCCCTCGCGCGCCCGTTCTACCTGGCGACCACCGCGAACCCGGAGGGCGTGGAAACGCGCCGCAACATCCGCATGCGGGGGCGCACAGTCACGGCGGTTGATGACGAGGCGCTCTCCGGCGACGGCGCGGAAACCTCCAACGCCGGCGTCGGCTCCGAGGCGGCGCTGCGCCGAGCAATGAACGAGGCCCGCACTGGCCACATGCGCTCCATCGTGGAAACGATCCAGCGCGAGCAGGACGAGATCATCCGCGACACCACCCGCGGCGTCATGGTGGTCCAGGGCGGACCGGGCACCGGGAAGACGGCGGTGGCGCTGCACCGGATCGCGTATTTGCTCTACACATGGCGCGAGCAGCTCACCCGCACTGGTGTCCTGGTGGTCGGCCCGAACCCGACGTTCCTCGAGTACATCTCCCGCGTGCTGCCGGAGCTGGGCGAAACTGGCGTGGTGCTGGCCACCGCCGAGCAGCTGGTGCCGGGTTTTGCCCCCACCGGCGAGGACTCCATCGCTGCGCGCGAGGTGAAGGGCTCCGAGGAGATGGTGTCCATCCTGAAGCGAGCTGTACATGCCTACGAGACGGTGCCGGAGGAGCCGGTGCGCCTCACCTTCGATTCGGTGCCGGTGGATGCCACCCCGCAGATGGTCAAGGCCGCCCGCACGCGGGCGCGGCGCTCCCGCCGCCCGCATAACCAGGCGCGCGCCTACTTCGCGGAGCGCTTAACGCAACTACTCGCGGAGGCGCTGGCGAAGCGCATCGGCGAGGACCCGCTCGGCGGTGCGAACTTGCTCTCGGACGCGGATGTGGACCAGCTTCACGACGACCTCGCGGACGACCCCCAGGTAGAGCAACTCATCGACACGCACTTCCCGGAGCTAGACCCCGTCGAGGTGCTGGGCGCGCTGCTGACCGACAAGGACGCCATCGCCGAGGTAGCGCACGACTACGACGACTACACCCGCGACGCTTTGTACCGTGCGCCGGACTCCCCGTTTACCCGCGCGGACACCGCGCTCGTGGACGAGCTGGCCGTGCTCATCGGTACCGTCGACCCCGAAGAGCAGCGCCGGAAGGAAGAAGAGGAATGGCGCGAGCTCGTCGCCGAGGCTGAGGGCGCGCTCGACGTGCTGTCCTCCTCTGAATCCACGGACAATGACGACGACCAGTTCGAGGCCGAGATCCTCTCCGCCGCGGATGTCATCGATGCGGAGACACTCGCCAGCCGCCAGCGCGAGACTGACACCCGCTCAACCGCACAGCGCGCACGGGCGGATCAGACGTGGGCGTACGGGCACATCATCGTCGACGAGGCCCAGGAGCTGTCCCCTATGGAGTGGCGCATGGTGTTCCGCCGCTGCCCGTCGCGGTGGATGACGCTCGTGGGAGATACTGCCCAGACGTCCTCCCCCGCCGGCGTGGACGATTGGACGAACGCGCTGGCGCCCTTCGTGGGCCACCGCTTCCGCCTCCACGAGCTCACCGTGAACTACCGCACGCCGAAGGAGATCGCGGACTACGCCGCCGAGCTCTTGGCCGAGATCGACCCGGACGCCGCTGTCCCGGAGGCGATCCGCGAATCCGGTGTGCCGGTGCAGTTTGTGGGCAGACCGGAGGACGTCGAAAAGCGCGACGGCTTGACCGCCGTCATTGATGCGGACAACGTAGGCGAGATGAAGGGCCTGGAGTTCGACAACGTCGTGGTGGTGGAGCCGAGCAAAATTAAAGAGGCCTCGCCACAAGGGTGGCAAGACCTCTACGTCGCCGTCACCCGCGCCACGCAGACGCTGACGGTGGTCGGCGAATAA
- the uvrA gene encoding excinuclease ABC subunit UvrA: MAEKLTVRGAREHNLKGVDIELPRDKMAVFTGLSGSGKSSLAFDTIFAEGQRRYVESLSSYARMFLGQMDKPDVDYIDGLSPAVSIDQKSTNRNPRSTVGTITEIYDYLRLLYSRAGTPHCPVCDAVIERQTPQQIVDRVLELEERTKFQVLAPIVRKRKGEFQDLFADLSSQGYSRVNVDGETYQLSDPPKLEKQIKHNIDVVVDRLTVKASQKQRLTDSVETALKLADGLVGFDFVELEANDPERVQIFSEKMACPNGHKLNVEEYEPRAFSFNSPFGACPACDGLGVRKEIDVDLVIPDPDAPAVDAFQPWNSSPNKKYFTKLIEALAKEENFDANAPLSSLTKTQQKHLIHGSSTKVNVRYKNRYGRQRSYTAAYEGIVGYLERKLEQTESETQKERLLAYTREVPCPTCNGARLKPEILAVRLASTTHGERSIAGLTELSIEDASEYLDNLVLGYREEMIAGAVLREIQARLHFLLDVGLNYLTLARSAGTLSGGEAQRIRLATQIGSGLAGVLYVLDEPSIGLHQRDNQRLITTLKKLRDLGNTLVVVEHDEDTIREADWLIDIGPRAGEYGGEVVYQGKPEGILKSKDSITGDYLSGRKVIEVPEHRRDVDKQKQLKIIGARENNLDNVSVDIPLGVLVAVTGVSGSGKSTLVNQILAKTLQNQLNGARQVPGRVKKVEGLEHLDKLVQVDQSPIGRTPRSNPATYTGVFDKIRNLFAETQEAKVRGYKAGRFSFNVKGGRCEACHGDGTIKIEMNFLPDVYVPCEVCEGARYNRETLEVLYKGKNIAEVLEMPISEAAEFFEPINSIHRYLQTLVDVGLGYVRLGQSATTLSGGEAQRVKLAAELQKRSNGRTIYILDEPTTGLHFEDIRKLMLVLNGLVEKGNTVLVIEHNLDVIKSADWIVDMGPEGGSGGGTVVAQGTPEDVAKVQGSFTGQFLQDVLAKG; the protein is encoded by the coding sequence GTGGCCGAAAAGCTGACAGTGCGCGGCGCGCGCGAACACAACCTCAAGGGCGTGGATATTGAGCTGCCCCGCGACAAGATGGCGGTGTTTACCGGCCTGTCCGGCTCCGGCAAGTCCTCGCTCGCCTTCGACACAATCTTCGCCGAAGGGCAGCGCCGCTACGTGGAATCGCTGTCCTCCTACGCCCGCATGTTCTTAGGCCAGATGGACAAGCCGGACGTGGACTACATCGACGGGTTGAGCCCGGCGGTGTCTATCGACCAGAAGTCCACCAACCGCAACCCGCGCTCCACCGTGGGCACCATCACGGAAATCTACGACTACCTGCGCCTTTTGTACTCGCGCGCCGGCACCCCGCACTGCCCGGTGTGTGACGCGGTGATTGAGCGCCAGACCCCGCAGCAAATTGTCGACCGTGTGCTCGAGTTGGAAGAGCGCACCAAGTTCCAGGTACTCGCGCCGATTGTGCGCAAGCGCAAGGGCGAGTTTCAGGACCTTTTCGCCGACCTGTCGTCGCAGGGCTACTCGCGCGTGAACGTGGACGGGGAGACCTACCAGCTTTCGGACCCGCCGAAGCTGGAAAAGCAGATCAAGCACAACATCGACGTGGTGGTGGACCGCCTCACCGTCAAGGCCAGCCAGAAGCAGCGCCTGACGGATTCCGTGGAAACGGCGCTCAAGCTTGCCGACGGCCTAGTCGGCTTCGATTTTGTCGAACTGGAGGCCAACGACCCGGAGCGCGTGCAGATCTTCTCTGAGAAGATGGCCTGCCCGAACGGCCACAAGCTCAACGTGGAGGAGTACGAGCCGCGCGCGTTTTCCTTCAACTCGCCGTTCGGCGCTTGCCCGGCCTGCGACGGCCTGGGCGTGCGCAAGGAGATCGACGTGGACCTGGTCATCCCGGATCCGGACGCACCTGCGGTGGATGCGTTCCAGCCGTGGAACTCCAGCCCGAACAAGAAGTACTTCACCAAACTCATTGAGGCGCTGGCGAAAGAAGAGAACTTTGACGCCAATGCGCCGTTGAGCTCGCTGACCAAGACGCAGCAGAAGCACCTGATCCACGGCTCGTCCACGAAGGTGAACGTGCGCTACAAGAACCGCTACGGGCGCCAGCGCTCCTACACGGCAGCCTACGAGGGCATCGTGGGCTACCTGGAGCGCAAACTGGAGCAGACCGAGTCCGAAACGCAGAAGGAACGCCTGCTCGCCTACACCCGCGAGGTGCCATGCCCGACCTGCAACGGCGCGCGCTTGAAGCCGGAGATCCTGGCGGTGCGCCTGGCATCGACCACGCACGGGGAGCGCTCCATCGCAGGCCTGACTGAACTGTCGATCGAGGACGCCTCCGAATACCTGGACAACCTGGTGCTGGGGTACCGCGAAGAAATGATCGCCGGTGCCGTGCTGCGCGAAATCCAGGCTCGCCTGCACTTCCTTTTGGACGTGGGGCTGAACTACCTCACCCTGGCCCGCTCCGCCGGCACGCTGTCCGGCGGCGAGGCGCAGCGCATCCGCCTGGCCACCCAGATCGGCTCCGGCCTGGCTGGTGTGCTCTACGTGCTGGACGAGCCGTCCATCGGCCTGCACCAGCGCGACAACCAGCGCTTGATCACCACCTTGAAGAAGCTGCGCGACCTGGGCAACACTCTGGTCGTGGTGGAGCACGACGAGGACACCATCCGCGAGGCCGACTGGCTCATCGACATCGGCCCGCGCGCCGGCGAGTACGGCGGGGAAGTGGTCTACCAGGGCAAGCCGGAAGGCATTCTCAAGTCCAAGGACTCCATCACGGGCGACTACCTGTCCGGCCGCAAGGTTATTGAGGTGCCGGAGCACCGGAGGGACGTCGATAAGCAAAAGCAACTGAAGATTATCGGCGCGCGGGAGAACAACCTCGACAACGTCAGCGTGGACATTCCGCTCGGCGTACTGGTGGCCGTGACCGGCGTTTCCGGCTCCGGCAAGTCCACGCTGGTGAACCAGATTCTGGCGAAGACGCTGCAGAATCAGCTCAACGGCGCGCGCCAGGTTCCCGGCCGTGTGAAGAAGGTCGAGGGGCTGGAGCACCTGGACAAACTCGTGCAGGTGGACCAAAGCCCGATCGGGCGCACCCCGCGCTCCAACCCGGCGACGTACACCGGCGTGTTCGACAAGATCCGCAACCTGTTCGCCGAGACCCAGGAGGCAAAAGTGCGCGGCTACAAGGCCGGGCGCTTCTCCTTCAACGTCAAGGGCGGGCGCTGCGAAGCCTGCCACGGCGACGGCACCATCAAAATCGAGATGAACTTCCTGCCGGACGTGTACGTGCCGTGCGAGGTGTGCGAAGGCGCGCGCTACAACCGCGAGACGCTCGAAGTGCTCTACAAGGGCAAGAACATCGCTGAGGTGCTGGAGATGCCCATCTCGGAGGCCGCTGAGTTCTTCGAGCCGATCAACTCCATCCACCGCTACCTGCAGACGCTTGTAGACGTCGGGCTGGGCTACGTCCGCCTCGGCCAGAGCGCTACCACGCTGTCCGGCGGCGAGGCGCAGCGCGTGAAGCTCGCCGCGGAGCTGCAGAAACGCTCCAACGGCCGCACGATCTACATCTTGGACGAGCCGACGACGGGCCTGCACTTCGAGGACATCCGCAAGCTCATGCTGGTGCTCAACGGCCTGGTGGAGAAGGGCAACACCGTGCTGGTGATCGAGCACAACCTGGACGTGATCAAGTCCGCGGACTGGATCGTGGACATGGGGCCCGAGGGCGGCTCGGGCGGCGGCACTGTGGTCGCACAGGGCACACCGGAGGACGTCGCAAAGGTGCAAGGCTCCTTCACTGGACAGTTCCTGCAGGACGTTTTAGCGAAGGGGTAG
- a CDS encoding universal stress protein produces the protein MHTYKSIAVGTDGSATSMVAVRAAASLARVYGAELTIICAHYTASGSMLNSTNAELSRVDIVTATNARDILRKADEIAKEEQAEKINLVSKGGQPANVLVEAVGEYDVDLLVVGNKGMRSMAGRIFGNIPGNVAKKAPVDVMLVDTRAEGHD, from the coding sequence TTGCACACCTACAAGTCGATCGCTGTCGGCACCGACGGCTCCGCCACCTCCATGGTCGCAGTGCGCGCCGCAGCCAGCCTCGCCCGCGTTTACGGCGCTGAGCTGACCATCATCTGCGCCCACTACACCGCGTCCGGCTCGATGCTGAACTCCACCAACGCGGAATTGTCCCGCGTGGACATCGTCACCGCCACCAACGCGCGCGACATTCTGCGCAAGGCGGACGAGATTGCCAAGGAGGAGCAGGCCGAAAAAATCAACCTTGTGTCCAAGGGAGGACAGCCCGCAAACGTACTGGTGGAGGCCGTCGGCGAGTACGACGTCGACCTGCTCGTGGTGGGCAACAAGGGCATGCGCTCGATGGCCGGCCGCATCTTCGGCAACATCCCCGGCAACGTGGCCAAGAAGGCCCCGGTGGACGTCATGCTCGTGGATACCCGGGCAGAGGGACACGATTAA